A single window of Pyxidicoccus xibeiensis DNA harbors:
- the bamD gene encoding outer membrane protein assembly factor BamD, translated as MTGHLTGLIAAALLAAAPGGPGRPGPGANPIVSKAKERDELIAKLKRDIFKVDRSIGETERLISKSRNAPYLPDLQFRLAELYVEKSRYVYYLQAESRPEGASGAIVSPETRLMKQKAVQMYYRLLREYPDFKDGDQVTFYLAHEQRELGQFDEMLKTLGDLTRKFPNSPLRLEAEQILGDHFFDKADLVEAEKHYQAILEAPPSPVHDLARYKMGWIRVNQAKHAEAVTFFEAAAASAPLPGVDVKKALNVKREALLDLVYSYTEARPAKGALNYFEKLSDSRATYALALDKLGNRYFIKQQYEWAIPALRKLMEIQHDPELDLERGQKLYDALKASKGKVLPEPEDLRFLVRAAVQSKKDPELAEADRKKHLVELEEMARDLSTQLHLAAQKKDEKDLYLRTAAAYEAYLGLFRPDKYVRPLMKNRADALFSANAFPEAARQFEELARYEAKAKDAKGEEEALNAALLAHFSTLKPEEALKRNAFEVADARQAMKLLGAEFVSRYPKSDNALNVKFNIARAYYEDGEYPKAAELFTAFAVGHPQHKEAPVAGNLALDSLRQLNDFKGLDETGKKLLAAPLPQAFRADVQKILTQSRAEALDELALQSAQETGDVIQGLVKVADENKNTDIGEKALYGAFTAAREKRDLQAERELGAKLAQDYPKSQYLSDVLLTLGRHAAEAASFGEAAGWFEQVGQKLGGDFAAVDGWLAGARLRMALGEYKEAARNLEAAAEVSGARKAEVLVLLAETRLKQKDYARAKTAAESALKLDSGSAGAAAVLAQVQAATVPTASADALIATLTKAVQGPNGQTEEAAKGLWYLGEILYRGYKDLPADKVEEKVAALQSLEGIYTQAASLGYPEWAVASLWKLALAYGHIADVVEQTPVPAGMSAAESQQFRAAVKEQVTPLKQRSEEAFKACLSRAESLEVFSAAVLGCRTRSETAALPVPQPAAPTQPAALEELRKKAERTLTAETLEALGLAYLEARQFGMAQLTLGRVTELQDTRASAHSALGWALLNMGDAMGARAAYAKAMDSDPTFDKARLNLAALRCRFGDVDGARRELAVLKDVNTLTGADVDGGWKACK; from the coding sequence GGCGAGACGGAGCGCCTCATCTCCAAGAGCCGCAACGCGCCGTACCTGCCGGACCTCCAGTTCCGGCTGGCCGAGCTCTACGTGGAGAAGAGCCGCTACGTCTATTACCTCCAGGCCGAGTCCCGGCCGGAGGGCGCGTCCGGGGCCATCGTCTCTCCCGAGACGCGGCTGATGAAGCAGAAGGCCGTGCAGATGTACTACCGGTTGCTGCGCGAGTACCCGGACTTCAAGGACGGCGACCAGGTGACGTTCTACCTGGCGCACGAGCAGCGCGAGCTGGGCCAGTTCGACGAGATGCTCAAGACGCTCGGCGACCTGACGCGCAAGTTCCCCAACAGCCCGCTGCGGCTGGAGGCGGAGCAGATCCTCGGCGACCACTTCTTCGACAAGGCGGACCTCGTCGAGGCGGAGAAGCACTACCAGGCGATTCTCGAGGCCCCGCCCTCGCCGGTGCACGACCTGGCCCGCTACAAGATGGGCTGGATTCGCGTCAACCAGGCCAAGCACGCCGAGGCCGTGACGTTCTTCGAGGCCGCCGCCGCCAGCGCGCCGCTGCCGGGCGTGGACGTGAAGAAGGCGCTCAACGTCAAGCGCGAGGCGCTGCTGGACCTCGTCTACAGCTACACCGAGGCCCGGCCCGCGAAGGGCGCGCTGAACTACTTCGAGAAGCTGAGCGACAGCCGCGCCACCTACGCGCTGGCGCTGGACAAGCTGGGCAACCGCTACTTCATCAAGCAGCAGTACGAGTGGGCCATTCCCGCGCTGCGCAAGCTGATGGAAATCCAGCACGACCCCGAGCTGGACCTGGAGCGCGGCCAGAAGCTCTATGACGCCCTCAAGGCGTCCAAGGGCAAGGTGCTGCCGGAGCCGGAGGACCTGCGCTTCCTGGTGCGCGCGGCGGTGCAGAGCAAGAAGGACCCGGAGCTGGCCGAGGCGGACCGCAAGAAGCACCTGGTGGAGCTGGAGGAGATGGCGCGAGACCTCTCCACGCAGCTGCACCTGGCGGCACAGAAGAAGGACGAGAAGGACCTCTACCTGCGCACGGCCGCGGCCTACGAGGCGTACCTGGGCCTGTTCCGTCCCGACAAGTACGTGCGCCCCCTCATGAAGAACCGCGCGGACGCGCTGTTCTCCGCCAATGCCTTCCCGGAGGCCGCGCGCCAGTTCGAGGAGCTGGCCCGCTACGAGGCCAAGGCGAAGGACGCCAAGGGCGAGGAGGAGGCCCTCAACGCCGCGCTGCTGGCGCACTTCTCCACGCTCAAGCCGGAGGAGGCGCTCAAGCGCAATGCCTTCGAGGTGGCGGACGCGCGCCAGGCGATGAAGCTGCTGGGCGCCGAGTTCGTGTCGCGCTACCCGAAGAGCGACAACGCGCTCAACGTGAAGTTCAACATCGCCCGCGCCTACTACGAGGACGGCGAGTACCCGAAGGCCGCGGAGCTGTTCACCGCCTTCGCGGTGGGCCACCCGCAGCACAAGGAGGCCCCCGTCGCGGGCAACCTGGCGCTGGACAGCCTCCGGCAGCTCAACGACTTCAAGGGCCTGGACGAGACGGGGAAGAAGCTCCTCGCCGCGCCGCTGCCGCAGGCCTTCCGCGCGGACGTGCAGAAAATCCTGACGCAGAGCCGCGCCGAGGCGCTCGACGAGCTGGCGCTGCAGAGCGCCCAGGAGACGGGCGACGTCATCCAGGGCCTCGTGAAGGTCGCGGACGAGAACAAGAACACCGACATCGGCGAGAAGGCCCTGTATGGCGCCTTCACCGCCGCGCGTGAGAAGCGCGACCTGCAGGCCGAGCGCGAGCTGGGCGCGAAGCTGGCGCAGGACTACCCGAAGAGCCAGTACCTGTCGGACGTGCTCCTGACGCTGGGCCGGCACGCGGCGGAGGCCGCGTCGTTCGGCGAGGCGGCGGGCTGGTTCGAGCAGGTGGGCCAGAAGCTGGGCGGCGACTTCGCCGCGGTGGACGGCTGGCTGGCCGGCGCGCGGCTGCGCATGGCGCTGGGAGAGTACAAGGAAGCGGCCCGCAACCTGGAGGCCGCGGCGGAGGTGTCCGGCGCGCGCAAGGCCGAGGTGCTGGTGCTGCTGGCCGAGACGCGGCTGAAGCAGAAGGACTACGCCCGCGCGAAGACGGCGGCGGAGTCCGCGCTGAAGCTGGACTCGGGCAGCGCGGGTGCGGCGGCGGTGCTGGCGCAGGTGCAGGCCGCCACCGTCCCCACCGCTTCCGCCGACGCGCTCATCGCCACCCTCACCAAGGCGGTGCAGGGCCCCAACGGGCAGACGGAGGAGGCCGCCAAGGGCCTGTGGTACCTCGGCGAAATCCTCTACCGCGGCTACAAGGACCTGCCGGCCGACAAGGTCGAGGAGAAGGTCGCCGCGCTGCAGAGCCTGGAGGGCATCTACACGCAGGCCGCCTCGCTGGGCTACCCCGAGTGGGCCGTGGCCTCGCTGTGGAAGCTGGCGCTGGCGTACGGGCACATCGCGGACGTGGTGGAGCAGACGCCGGTGCCGGCGGGCATGTCCGCCGCGGAGTCGCAGCAGTTCCGGGCGGCGGTGAAGGAGCAGGTCACGCCGCTGAAGCAGCGCTCTGAAGAAGCCTTCAAGGCGTGCCTGTCGCGCGCCGAGTCGCTGGAGGTCTTCAGCGCCGCGGTGCTGGGCTGCCGCACGCGCTCGGAGACGGCGGCGCTGCCGGTGCCGCAGCCGGCCGCCCCCACGCAGCCGGCCGCGCTGGAGGAGCTGCGCAAGAAGGCCGAGCGCACGCTCACCGCGGAGACGCTGGAGGCGCTGGGCCTGGCGTACCTGGAGGCGCGGCAGTTCGGCATGGCGCAGCTCACGCTGGGCCGTGTCACGGAGCTGCAGGACACGCGGGCCTCGGCGCACTCCGCGCTGGGCTGGGCGCTGCTCAACATGGGGGACGCCATGGGCGCGCGCGCCGCGTACGCCAAGGCGATGGACTCCGACCCCACCTTCGACAAGGCCCGCCTCAACCTGGCCGCGCTGCGCTGCCGCTTCGGCGACGTGGACGGGGCCCGCCGCGAGCTGGCCGTCCTCAAGGACGTCAACACCCTCACCGGCGCCGACGTGGACGGAGGGTGGAAGGCATGCAAGTGA